A single genomic interval of Agromyces cerinus harbors:
- a CDS encoding DUF3105 domain-containing protein, with amino-acid sequence MSATPPVPPKVKQQNTVKQQRAAERERKLAEFKKREAKAKRNRRIGIWSAVVGGVAVVGIIVTAIVLTPQAVSYGAGGDGTNIDGVETFDNGAGHVEGVVDYAQTPPAGGEHNQMWLNCGVYEQPVPNENAVHSLEHGAIWVTYDPELPATELEALKSHLPSTYVVLSPFEGLDSPIVLSGWNTQLALDSADDERIPAFFEEYWQSQNVPEPGALCTGAYDAPGKVS; translated from the coding sequence GTGAGCGCGACCCCGCCCGTTCCCCCCAAGGTGAAGCAGCAGAACACCGTCAAGCAGCAGCGCGCGGCTGAGCGCGAGCGCAAGCTCGCCGAGTTCAAGAAGCGCGAGGCCAAGGCCAAGCGCAACCGGCGCATCGGCATCTGGTCGGCGGTCGTCGGCGGTGTCGCGGTCGTCGGCATCATCGTCACGGCGATCGTGCTGACCCCGCAGGCCGTCTCGTACGGCGCCGGAGGCGACGGCACGAACATCGACGGCGTCGAGACCTTCGACAACGGCGCCGGTCACGTCGAGGGCGTCGTCGACTACGCGCAGACCCCGCCCGCCGGCGGCGAGCACAACCAGATGTGGCTCAACTGCGGCGTCTACGAGCAGCCGGTGCCGAACGAGAACGCCGTGCACTCGCTCGAGCACGGGGCCATCTGGGTCACCTACGACCCCGAGCTGCCCGCCACCGAGCTCGAGGCGCTGAAGTCGCACCTGCCGTCGACCTACGTCGTGCTGTCGCCCTTCGAGGGCCTCGACTCGCCGATCGTGCTGAGCGGCTGGAACACCCAGCTCGCCCTCGACAGCGCCGACGACGAGCGCATCCCCGCGTTCTTCGAGGAGTACTGGCAGAGCCAGAACGTGCCGGAGCCCGGCGCGCTCTGCACCGGCGCGTACGACGCTCCGGGCAAGGTGTCGTGA
- a CDS encoding DUF305 domain-containing protein, with translation MTRAPERSTADVVIDADDPADPTDQAATAAPRPRRGGRTAVIAVASVALIVIAAVAFSIGRLSTLAEPTPTTTSAEAGFARDMQVHHLQGVELAMIVRDATDDDEVRLLGYDIATTQAQQAGQMYGWLAGWGLSQAGSEPSMTWMTRPALDGAAGHGDHATTDPEAHVPGAPMPGLATPAQVEELRGLTGVEAERRFLELMIAHHQGAVEMADAVLARSTNDVVVALAQSIVDSQTSEIELMTGMLAERTP, from the coding sequence GTGACTCGAGCCCCCGAGCGATCGACCGCCGACGTCGTGATCGACGCCGACGACCCGGCCGACCCGACCGACCAGGCCGCCACCGCCGCGCCGAGACCGCGCCGGGGCGGCCGGACCGCCGTCATCGCCGTGGCATCCGTCGCCCTCATCGTCATCGCTGCCGTGGCGTTCTCGATCGGTCGCCTCTCGACGCTCGCCGAGCCGACGCCCACGACGACGAGCGCCGAGGCCGGGTTCGCCCGCGACATGCAGGTGCACCACCTGCAGGGCGTGGAGCTCGCCATGATCGTGCGCGATGCGACCGACGACGACGAGGTGCGGCTGCTCGGTTACGACATCGCGACGACGCAGGCGCAGCAGGCCGGCCAGATGTACGGATGGCTCGCCGGGTGGGGCCTGTCGCAGGCGGGCTCCGAGCCGTCGATGACGTGGATGACGCGCCCCGCGCTCGATGGCGCGGCGGGTCACGGCGACCATGCGACCACCGATCCCGAGGCCCACGTGCCCGGCGCGCCGATGCCCGGCCTCGCGACACCGGCTCAGGTGGAAGAGCTGCGCGGCCTCACCGGCGTCGAGGCCGAACGCCGCTTCCTCGAGCTCATGATCGCCCACCACCAGGGCGCGGTCGAGATGGCCGACGCGGTGCTCGCCCGTTCCACGAACGACGTCGTCGTCGCGCTCGCGCAGTCGATCGTCGACAGCCAGACCTCCGAGATCGAGCTCATGACCGGGATGCTCGCCGAGCGCACGCCGTAG
- a CDS encoding mechanosensitive ion channel domain-containing protein — translation MEELFGEGWLFWGIVLALGVPVLLVVLTEVLGWLTRRGSAAAKPVRLLRNWVVPVGALFGLLIFALQSPADQVWARVVATVLGFLVILLVLSALNVALFANAKPGSWRERIPSIFVDLGRLVLIVVGVAVLFSWVWGADVGGLIAALGVTSIVIGLALQNAVGGIISGLLLLFEQPFKLGDWLDTGSVRGRVIEVNWRAVHIDTGAGVQIVPNASLASSSFTNLSLPTELHRAMATVTFSTDDPPHEVIDLVVDVARGLPMAATGEQPAARYLGAAKYEVEVPVSGPAAADDAVSLLLAWLWYAARRRGLSLDGDSTDPVAEPEQLAAALELIAPAFRLNAEDRERLAPSCHLERYGTGEVVQQPDRVPDMLRIVVDGRLALSIVTDRGAIDSGVAEVGESVGQTVLTREPSFVRAVAAEVTTILVMPLAVIDEIVRSNPAVARDIGQAIENRRRAASDALAAAGIVRGALGGRG, via the coding sequence ATGGAGGAGCTCTTCGGCGAGGGATGGCTGTTCTGGGGCATCGTGCTCGCCCTCGGCGTGCCGGTGCTGCTCGTGGTGCTCACCGAGGTGCTCGGCTGGTTGACGCGGCGGGGGAGCGCCGCTGCCAAGCCGGTGCGGCTGCTGCGCAACTGGGTGGTGCCCGTCGGGGCGCTGTTCGGCCTGCTGATCTTCGCGCTCCAGTCGCCGGCCGATCAGGTGTGGGCGAGGGTCGTCGCCACCGTGCTCGGCTTCCTCGTGATCCTCCTGGTGCTGAGCGCCCTCAACGTCGCCCTCTTCGCCAACGCGAAGCCCGGCAGCTGGCGCGAGCGCATCCCGTCGATCTTCGTCGACCTCGGCCGGCTCGTGCTCATCGTCGTCGGCGTCGCGGTCCTCTTCTCCTGGGTGTGGGGCGCGGATGTCGGCGGGCTCATCGCCGCGCTCGGCGTCACATCGATCGTCATCGGCCTCGCGCTGCAGAACGCGGTGGGCGGCATCATCTCGGGCCTGCTGCTGCTCTTCGAGCAGCCGTTCAAGCTCGGCGACTGGCTCGACACCGGCAGCGTGCGGGGCAGGGTCATCGAGGTGAACTGGCGTGCGGTGCACATCGACACCGGTGCCGGCGTGCAGATCGTGCCGAACGCCTCGCTCGCCAGCTCCTCCTTCACGAACCTCAGCCTGCCGACCGAACTGCACCGCGCCATGGCGACCGTGACCTTCTCCACCGACGACCCGCCGCACGAGGTCATCGACCTCGTCGTCGACGTGGCGCGCGGACTGCCGATGGCCGCAACGGGCGAGCAGCCCGCCGCGCGGTATCTGGGCGCAGCCAAGTACGAGGTCGAGGTGCCCGTCTCCGGGCCGGCGGCGGCGGATGACGCGGTGTCGCTCCTGCTCGCCTGGCTCTGGTACGCGGCGCGACGGCGGGGCCTCTCGCTCGACGGCGATTCGACCGACCCCGTCGCCGAGCCCGAGCAGCTCGCCGCCGCGCTCGAGCTCATCGCGCCCGCGTTCCGTTTGAACGCCGAGGATCGCGAGCGGCTCGCGCCCTCATGCCACCTCGAGCGGTACGGTACCGGGGAGGTCGTGCAGCAGCCCGATCGGGTGCCCGACATGCTGCGGATCGTCGTCGACGGCCGCCTCGCACTCTCGATCGTCACCGATCGGGGCGCGATCGATTCGGGCGTCGCCGAGGTGGGCGAGTCGGTCGGGCAGACGGTGCTCACGCGGGAGCCGTCGTTCGTGCGCGCCGTCGCCGCGGAGGTCACCACGATCCTCGTGATGCCGCTCGCGGTGATCGACGAGATCGTGCGATCGAACCCCGCGGTCGCGCGCGACATCGGTCAGGCGATCGAGAACCGGCGGCGCGCGGCATCCGATGCGCTCGCGGCCGCCGGGATCGTGCGCGGTGCCCTCGGCGGTCGCGGGTAG